The Candidatus Accumulibacter similis genome has a segment encoding these proteins:
- a CDS encoding GGDEF domain-containing protein yields MRRNRMAAPQATMLELLAAEARIADLEHALRTAQAAAVTDTLTGALNRRGFDQAHDREAARSRRSGSPLALALIDLDDFKHLNDTLGHQAGDEALIHLVRTLRSALRPSDILGRFGGEEFVLMLPDTGLEEAVTALTRFQRQLADARVSGSGVTLSFSAGVVVQASGESFREAIERADAATYAAKRAGKNRVFSG; encoded by the coding sequence ATGCGTCGCAACAGAATGGCTGCACCGCAGGCGACGATGCTCGAGTTGCTGGCGGCCGAAGCGCGCATCGCGGACCTCGAACACGCGTTGCGCACGGCACAGGCAGCAGCGGTTACCGATACGCTGACCGGCGCCCTGAATCGCCGCGGCTTTGACCAGGCGCACGACCGCGAGGCTGCCCGCAGCCGCCGCAGCGGTAGCCCGCTCGCGCTGGCCCTGATCGACCTCGACGATTTCAAGCATCTGAACGACACGCTGGGTCATCAGGCGGGTGACGAGGCACTGATTCATCTCGTCCGTACCCTGCGCTCCGCGCTGCGACCGTCCGACATCCTTGGCCGTTTCGGTGGCGAGGAGTTCGTCCTGATGCTGCCTGACACCGGACTCGAAGAAGCGGTGACCGCCCTCACCCGCTTTCAGCGCCAGCTCGCAGACGCCCGCGTCAGCGGCAGTGGCGTCACCCTGAGTTTCAGTGCCGGCGTCGTCGTGCAGGCGTCCGGCGAGTCGTTCCGGGAGGCGATCGAGCGTGCCGATGCGGCGACCTATGCCGCCAAACGGGCAGGCAAGAACCGCGTCTTCAGCGGCTGA
- a CDS encoding threonine synthase: MRYISTRARPTGTVGSSKPTFSEILLGGLAPDGGLYLPETYPRIDQSELARWRRLSYADLACAVLARFIDDIPPDDLRTLTHRTYTAAIYSNGRNDSVASEITPLRWLDPPAPERGEGGLAILELSNGPTLAFKDMAMQLLGHLFEYVLTRNGEEINILGATSGDTGSSAEYAMRGKRGVRVFMLSPHQRMSAFQRAQMYSLQDPNIYNIAVRGTFDDAQDIVKAVSNDHAFKTRYRIGAVNSINWARVAAQVVYYFKGYFAATGGAGGNEGQQVAFAVPSGNFGNICAGHIARMMGLPIGRLILATNENDVLDEFFRSGVYRPRATSETAATSSPSMDISKASNFERFAFDLVGRDPEVIRRLWSAVDRGDSFDLSAERCFARLPDFGFVSGRSTHADRLETIRRTHDRYGLIIDPHTADGLKVGSERRTAEMPMVVLETALPAKFEETIVEALGRTPDRPATMEGLEKLPQRVEIMDVSVDQVQRFIVQHVP; encoded by the coding sequence ATGCGCTACATCTCGACTCGTGCCCGGCCCACCGGCACCGTGGGTTCATCGAAGCCGACGTTCTCGGAAATCCTCCTTGGCGGCCTCGCTCCCGACGGAGGTCTCTATCTCCCGGAAACCTATCCCCGGATCGACCAGTCCGAGCTTGCGCGTTGGCGTCGCCTGTCCTATGCCGATCTCGCCTGCGCCGTGCTGGCCCGCTTCATCGATGACATTCCGCCAGACGATCTGCGCACCCTGACCCACAGGACCTACACGGCTGCCATCTACAGCAACGGGCGCAACGATTCGGTCGCCAGTGAGATCACGCCGCTGCGCTGGCTTGACCCACCGGCGCCGGAACGTGGTGAGGGCGGGCTGGCGATTCTCGAACTGTCCAATGGGCCGACACTGGCCTTCAAGGACATGGCCATGCAGTTGCTCGGCCATCTTTTCGAGTACGTTCTGACGCGCAACGGCGAGGAGATCAACATTCTCGGCGCCACCTCGGGCGATACCGGTTCGTCTGCCGAGTACGCGATGCGCGGCAAGCGCGGCGTGCGGGTGTTCATGCTCTCGCCGCACCAGCGAATGAGTGCCTTCCAGCGCGCCCAGATGTACTCGCTGCAGGATCCCAACATCTACAACATCGCCGTCCGCGGCACCTTCGACGACGCCCAGGACATCGTCAAGGCGGTGTCGAACGACCACGCGTTCAAGACCCGCTACCGCATCGGTGCAGTCAATTCGATCAACTGGGCACGCGTCGCCGCGCAGGTAGTGTACTATTTCAAGGGGTACTTCGCGGCCACCGGCGGGGCCGGCGGCAATGAAGGGCAACAGGTTGCCTTCGCCGTCCCGTCGGGCAACTTCGGCAACATCTGCGCTGGCCACATCGCGCGCATGATGGGGCTGCCCATCGGCAGGCTGATCCTGGCAACGAACGAGAACGACGTCCTCGACGAGTTCTTCCGCAGCGGCGTCTACCGCCCGCGCGCCACCAGCGAGACCGCAGCCACCTCGAGCCCTTCGATGGACATTTCGAAGGCTTCGAACTTCGAGCGCTTCGCCTTCGACCTGGTTGGCCGTGATCCGGAGGTCATCCGCCGGTTATGGTCGGCGGTCGATCGCGGCGACAGTTTCGACCTGTCGGCAGAACGCTGCTTCGCCCGTCTGCCCGACTTCGGCTTCGTTTCCGGTCGCAGCACGCACGCCGACCGCCTCGAGACCATCCGCCGAACCCATGATCGCTACGGTCTGATCATCGATCCGCACACCGCTGACGGGCTCAAGGTCGGCAGCGAGCGGCGCACGGCGGAGATGCCGATGGTGGTACTGGAGACCGCGCTGCCGGCCAAGTTCGAGGAAACGATCGTCGAAGCGCTGGGGCGCACACCCGACCGACCCGCCACAATGGAAGGCCTGGAGAAGCTGCCGCAGCGCGTTGAGATCATGGACGTCAGTGTTGATCAGGTGCAGCGCTTCATCGTGCAACACGTGCCGTGA